The DNA region ACACGGATTGAGACAGGCAGATCTTCTAAACAGTACTTttaccagcagtaaaaaaaaaagttatcacaCACCCTCACAAATGGTTAGTGTCTTCTACCAGAAGAGCGTGACATATATCATAGTTCAAGCACTGCTTTAAAGTTTCTgaaatacattttgtgtttttaaCACAGATATACGTGGCCTTCCAAATGTTTATATCATAACAGATAAGGAACATCTTTGTGCAGAGCAGACAAGTGACAGCAACCTTGCTGAGAACAAAGCCAAGCTTGTAGTGGCTCAACCTAACCTTAAAGAGCGTAGCAAGAAAGAACCCACTGAGGAGATCCCAGCTGAAAGCACAGGCCTGCAAGACCCTGATGAAGATGAAGAGAGTGCAGCCAAATGCAGCTCCACTGTGCAGACACAAGCCATAATGGAATCTGTCAACTTCCTCCTAGACAATAATAAACCATCCACTGTCTGCATCCAAGATGCAAGCCAGCAGACAGACTGCAGCCATCGTCAATCTGGAGATGGTACAAGCGAAGTAGTTTATATTGGAATTGATAAGGCAGACACTACAGAGAACAACCAAGGTGTCTTAATAAATGAGGCTCGTGGAAGAGAATCCCAACTGCTTCCTCAAAGTACAGAGCAGTTAATAAATGAGCAGAGTGCAGACAGAGAGGGCTGTGAGGCTGAAACCAACACATCCTGTACTACCTGGGATGGAAATCACTATCTGTCATGTGTCATAAACTGTAGCACAACATATCTAGACACAGGCTCTTCTCTTCGTGATGAAAATAAGAATTTCAAGACTGGACCAATTGAAATCACAGAAAAGAACAAAGATAAACTTAATATAGATTCTCTTCTTTGCAGCCAGACAAAGAAAGAGCTTTTAAAGGCAGTCATATCAGAAGCAATTGACAAAACCTATGATAGTTCTGTAAACTGTAAGGCCCTGGAAAGGTCCAGTTGTGAGACCTCAGTAGAGAAGAGACATGTAGGCCAAGAGCAGACCTCTGGTTCACTGCTAACACTTGTTGCCGACAGTTGTGAAGGACAAGTAATGTGTGTACATTTGCAGCCAACTTCGGATCATAAGCTGGAGAGCCAGGAGGATTCCAAAAACTCGCCTCCTGAGAACACAAGTCTTACAAACGTTAGCAATATACAGGCAGGTCGAAGAGAAAGCTGTCCCCTGGGGATAAAGGATGATGCAAACCTTCATGGGTCAAACAATGTAAATGTTAGAGACTTGTCCACCAATGGGAACAGTGGCAGCATTTGTCTGACTGATCCAGGTGATGAACCATTATGTGTAGATAATGAAGATATTAAAAGGGAAAATAATCTGCCAGTGAGTTACACACAAGAAAGTGAACAATTACCTACACTGGAGTCCTTGACGGAAAACATTGAGCTTTCTAAGGAAAATGCCAGCACAGAACCACAGAGTGAAAAGACATCCGATAAGCTGAGCAACTCCAAGTCACTAGTGTGTTTACCAGGAGATACTTCATGGAATAGTCTGGCtggacacaactcactcagcaaaCAAAGCAGCTATCCGCTGTCTAATCCATCAGGTCATGGTATGTATGCCAAAGCTGAGGAGGGTAAGAGACTGCAGGTATTTATAACATAGTAGTGTGACTATCCCATGAAAGAATACAACTTCGTATTTGTGATTTCTGATATTTATCAGTAGAATACTAATGCACTGTATGCCACACTGGAGGTTTTCTGAGTAAGCTACTGTATTTCAGTTATTTGACACACAAACTTGACTTCACTACTTTTTAAAATTGGAGCTGTGGTGAGCTTGAGCAGGCCGCTAAGATCACTGGATGTCTGGGGTTGGATATCCAGCAGTGCCCCCCACCCAGCGCAAAGGCAGGAGTAGAATCACAAGTAGAAGACAAGTAGGAAAACAGTCATAGTTTTACTTCCACTATAAAAAATGCCCAGCCAGCCCAACTTTCAGGTGGGAAGTTCAGCTTTGTCTCAGAAGCTGAGGCAGTGCAGTCAGGTCATTAGTTCTGCAGACACATACAGTATTTAGCCATTTAGTGAGGCAAGTagcattacaaaaaaaaggaataaagACAGCATCCTCAGTGTTCACCTGTTCATGTACTTATAAGTGTGTTAAAATGTGGTTCTGAttattaaaggagtactgtaacgcctaaaaaaaaaattaaaaagttgaacctacctggggcttctactagtccCTTGCAGACGTCCTTTGCCCACGCCCAGACAAAATGATCCCCCGGTCCCCGCCGTCAGCTGACTTCTGCtttttgcgactttaatgttgcaaaTTACTGCGCCTGCTGCACTCGTGAAAgtgagcctgcggcggggaccagGGGATCATTTTGTCCCGGTGTGGGCAAAGGACGTCTGCTGGGGActagtagaaaccccaggtaagttcaactctttttaggggttacagtactcctttaatgcACCATTAAGTACCTGCATTACTGAATTTAGCTCCATTTAAAAATATTGACAAGTGACTCTCACCATTCAAACTAAGAGATAAGCACATTACTGCTCAGAACCGGGTGCTGAAGTGCTGGCATGAAGTGCACAGAGATGATAAGACACCAGCACCTAACTACTCAGTACTGTGTACCAAACTTCTTACAAGGACTGCACAGAGATGATCATAAAGCTAAGTACCGACAGAAGGATAGATTGTGGAATGATCGTTCATCTTTAGATATTCACAATCGGTCCTTTGAGATCTTAAACTATGTGATGTGAAGGACGTGAAAACACAGAATGTTACACTGACAATCGGACCATCAAACGATGTGGGCAGTTCCGTAGAGCTTAATGGAAACATTAACGATCTGTACATACAGAAGTTGTTGAGCAATCTTTTCGGTTTAGATCCGCCATGACAGTCTTTCAAAAAAAACGAGCGTCGTTCATCTTTAACAGACCTTTGCCACTATTCCGCATGTCGACTTGAACATTCCTCTGTCAAGATGAGAGACTAAATCTTTTATCTATGGGAAACATTATGCTGGTCATTATGCTGgaaacacacgatgcaatttataGTCCAATCGATGTGAATCGGGcaattatttccaaaatgtccaaTCTCTATCTGATCGAGAAAGGAAtcgattttgcaaagttatcGATAAATTAATTCCTTTCTCGACTGGGAGCACTTTGGACATTTACACACAGTACTTCCTGTCCGATCACCCATCgaacggatgggaaattgcattgtgtgttcccagcattaaacaTTACTGCTCAGTACTGTGTGACAAAAACAGGGATGATAAGCAGTGCAAactataagggctggtgcacaccacaagagctttttacacgctagagattttaaaagctcttgctaatgcaatgctatgggggatttttacaaaatcacatcgctctagtgtgagcactcacataggataacagtagcaggagcttttaaaatcacaaagcactcagaaaagctcttctggtgtgcaccagccctaaaagagaAAGACACTAGAAGCTGTTAGGAAGGGGAGTATCCAGCAGATTTTAAGCAGGGAGCAGCACATGCTGTAACTAGCTTGCAGTTTCCAAGTATATGACAGTATCGGGACATTTTGAGCACGCTAAAGTAGAAGTACTGACTGTGGATAACTGTCACCTGACAATGAACTAGTGAGATTGCTTTAGGTGACAGCATACACACAATCACTGTATGGACATGCAGCTTAGTTCTATGCATAGTCTAACCTATTGGGTGCAAGCTGCagcaccagtggtgtagctaggaaactatgggccccggtgcaagtttcatatcctcccccccccccccccccccaggactctatacataatttgtatggtgcaccaaaacctgccgaaGACAATCACAGTATCGGAGGTGCATGCAAGGTGCAAGAAGTGGATAGGGgacaatttgttaatgattactactattcaaagcatctatagaagtgattattatgaactcaggaggaccaatagagagctaatactgtggttgagggagagtACAATATTTAAAAGAAATCGTTTGAGAGTTTTCTAACGTGGATCACTAACGAAAGCAGCTTGAAATTGCAGTAGATTGTCACCTAAAAATCAAGAACGATTGTTATAGGTGACGAGGAACTGGGTGTACATATTTTGTTGAACATCATTTGTCAGACCctagcaataatttttttttttttttttaaatccaatgTTCTATTTTtagctaagaaaaaaaagttgttaCAGGTCCTAGCTGGAATCCAAATCGTATTCTTGTTGAGTATTACATTAGTGAAAATGAATGAAGGTGATCAGTCACATAGCATGTGCCCTCATGTATGTCTGGTACCACACAGTCTAATTTCTCCAGCCCATTACTCATCAGGTTCGGCAATTAAGAGGTTGGCGTTTGACAACTTGTCTACCGACATCCATCCAGTTCCCAGGAAGGATCACAGTGCAGAATGGAATGCAGTGGCTCAGATGTTTCACAATCCCTCTTTTCCCACAGAACACGTAAGTACATTACAAACTATCACTCACTGCACCTTGCCTGATGTAACCTCTTAGCTATGCACAGCTGGATGCTTCAGGCTGTCCGATTCCCAAATATAAGACTGGTCAGGGCAACGTGGATGGGGCAATCTGCGTAACAGGCAGGGGAATTACATGGCAGTATCTAGATCAGGCTGGTAAGGAAATGGATACATCCTGATCTCACCTTTTACACAGTGTTAATTCTCCCAAACGAATGTAACCCATATTAGTTCCAGGGCCGGAGAGCTCAGACTGAGCGCTGAGTCACAGTACTGGATCTGGAATGGAAACAAAGGTCCGCCAGCTGTGTTTCTGCACTGATCCAGGCTTCACAGGTTTACCTACAATCTGTGTCAAACGGGAAATAACTTGCAAATCGTGTAAACCGTCTATTTTACTGGAAATCGTAAAGAGACAATACGGGAAATGCTGAAGTTGAGTaacattttagtttttttttaaaaaaaatataattcccAAATATATCCTCCAATAACCCTTCCAGGTCCACAACATACAGCCATTAAAGGttcccatacatcagacgatgatgggcagattgacagatctctctctgattgaatctgatcggagagagatctgttgcctgcccatacaccacaggccgattcccaatcaatttcatcatAAACTCtctcaggaattggccttgtgacagtGCATCTGCTGCCTCGCCACCCTGTGTAAAATGTGagatcaatttcagcctgaaattggtcacatcatcgatcgggcatgctcttagtaccgattttcatccaatccaCTTATTACCGAAtaggatggcagcctccatattcctctctcttcagttcccctttaaagagaaactcgagtgaaaatgatgtaattaaaaaagtgcttcatttttgcaataaattatgtataaatgattgagtcagtgttggcccatggtaaaatatttcctgatttacattctgccatttatcacatggtgacatttttactgctggcagctgatgtctgtggaagatgctgcttgcttttttggcagttggaaacagctgttattttttcccacaatacaacaaggctcccacactgtgatgtcagaaccattgtcttgacatcacactaggaggggtttcaccacaatatcagccatacagagccaaaccgatgatcagtttgagaaaaggtaaagctttctcatgggaaagggggtatcagctactgattgggatgcagttcaatcagaggcggcctttggggggggggggcaagtggggcgacCGCCCCAGGCCCTGCACTTGAAGAGGGCCCCGCATGTCATGCCCACCATATAGGGTTGCCACGCAGCCGGTAAATCTTACACAAAGTCGGCACCAGTATtatatatttttaccaacacagaAAATTTCCATGCTCAGCTGCCGACTCAGAGACCCCCACCTCACTACCTAGATTGGCTTGCCTCTGGGTCAATTTCATCCATTCAGGAGAGAGTGTTGCCCCGCCCCCTGGCTGTTTGGGTATGCACGCAGGCTAGTGAGGACTGGGGTAGGAGGAGGATTTGAAAGGCTGCATTGCCCATCAGCAGCGTGTGCGGTTGCTGTACACGTCCCTGCAGGCTAGATAGCCAGGAAGGGAGAATGCAGAGATGCGCCATcagcactagagatgggaagttcggatcttttcaatgatccggatgattcgaatcggatcattgaaaagatccggatctttgatccgaatctcggatcattttgc from Hyperolius riggenbachi isolate aHypRig1 chromosome 11, aHypRig1.pri, whole genome shotgun sequence includes:
- the CCDC73 gene encoding coiled-coil domain-containing protein 73 isoform X6; amino-acid sequence: MNSRTDIMDKDEMETESISYTLKGTSETLLPLQLFEFKTHLLEAVEELRMGREQKLQLHILAKEDHMKQLSECEKCFGNVTQQFLMIKEVHEKLEQNVQAAIQHNKKLKAEIKDKNEEIDRLKEALQKLSSEFMNCKVTYQERTSKENVGLLEKDQQLKELQERLQTEVEINKRLMEINFTLKEEKQEGEKSQSTMITLIHRHTQTITNLEKQLSVLKEEYKTLERDNELQRANATENEEKFLALQSEHKEALRCWREEEQRICTKKESIQKELESVKEINKQLQRKSAELYEMAETSTQVQEALPVHVPSAKDDSETGVCGTIIHIDSNDAINPNSDSSSSDNATELNKEIQGWKSDIVHHDIRGLPNVYIITDKEHLCAEQTSDSNLAENKAKLVVAQPNLKERSKKEPTEEIPAESTGLQDPDEDEESAAKCSSTVQTQAIMESVNFLLDNNKPSTVCIQDASQQTDCSHRQSGDGTSEVVYIGIDKADTTENNQGVLINEARGRESQLLPQSTEQLINEQSADREGCEAETNTSCTTWDGNHYLSCVINCSTTYLDTGSSLRDENKNFKTGPIEITEKNKDKLNIDSLLCSQTKKELLKAVISEAIDKTYDSSVNCKALERSSCETSVEKRHVGQEQTSGSLLTLVADSCEGQVMCVHLQPTSDHKLESQEDSKNSPPENTSLTNVSNIQAGRRESCPLGIKDDANLHGSNNVNVRDLSTNGNSGSICLTDPGDEPLCVDNEDIKRENNLPVSYTQESEQLPTLESLTENIELSKENASTEPQSEKTSDKLSNSKSLVCLPGDTSWNSLAGHNSLSKQSSYPLSNPSGHGSAIKRLAFDNLSTDIHPVPRKDHSAEWNAVAQMFHNPSFPTEHLSPQADMKEKPHHCSVTPAAASAIDMNATQTTGQGNMNIQHQINAIERFLLFHKLSGPKRRKLEESNEAKGSKEENII